One Aliidiomarina minuta genomic region harbors:
- a CDS encoding methyltransferase domain-containing protein, producing the protein MTDRSFATDVSRFQKNIYDTSKGIIRQTVLAADLKSLIEGQKPLRVLDVGAGMGQVNQLFAQAGHQVTHTDIAAEMVQFAQQAHTASGLQAQYQYYHCSLQELPEVLAEQPPFDIILCHAVLEWLENPFAALRLLNSLLADKGWLSLMFYNREAKTMANLVYGNFDYVNAGLKVKKKVRFSPQQPLNISQVKNWLIQLPLTLCVHSGVRCIHDYLRDLEHQTRDDLITMELAYRRQEPYRRLGRYQHFLLRKI; encoded by the coding sequence ATGACTGACAGAAGCTTTGCGACCGATGTGTCGCGTTTTCAGAAAAATATTTATGACACTTCAAAAGGAATAATTCGCCAGACAGTATTGGCTGCGGATTTAAAAAGCCTGATTGAGGGGCAAAAGCCGTTGCGAGTGCTTGATGTAGGCGCTGGTATGGGGCAGGTAAACCAGTTATTTGCGCAGGCAGGGCATCAGGTAACACATACTGACATTGCCGCTGAAATGGTGCAGTTCGCCCAGCAGGCTCATACAGCGTCAGGGCTGCAGGCTCAATATCAATATTATCACTGCTCGTTGCAAGAGCTACCTGAAGTGTTGGCGGAACAGCCTCCTTTCGATATTATTCTATGCCACGCGGTGCTTGAATGGCTGGAGAACCCATTCGCTGCGCTGCGTCTGCTAAATAGCCTGCTGGCAGATAAGGGTTGGCTATCACTGATGTTTTACAACCGGGAAGCAAAAACTATGGCTAACCTGGTTTATGGTAATTTTGATTATGTGAATGCAGGTCTTAAGGTAAAGAAAAAAGTACGCTTTAGCCCGCAGCAGCCACTTAACATCAGTCAGGTAAAGAACTGGCTGATACAGCTACCGTTAACCTTGTGTGTTCACAGCGGTGTGCGCTGCATTCATGATTACCTGCGTGACCTGGAGCATCAGACACGAGATGATTTAATTACCATGGAACTGGCTTATCGTCGTCAGGAACCTTATCGACGCTTAGGCCGTTATCAGCATTTTCTACTTCGTAAAATTTAA
- a CDS encoding NAD(P)-dependent oxidoreductase yields the protein MSIKVAFIGLGVMGYPMAGHLQNAGFDVCVYNRTASKAEAWCDEFAGRAASTPAIAAEDAHAVFVCVGNDDDVRSVVYGDDGVLAGIPEGGVLVDHTTASADLARELGEAAAKQGVKFMDAPVSGGQAGADNAKLTVMLGGDEETLSIIERMLQSYSHHYGLQGPVGSGQLAKMVNQMCIAGVLLGLSEGLAFGKQAGLDPEALIAAISKGSANSWQMENRSHTMWKGEYDFGFAVDWMRKDLNIAMQEGRKQGATMPGSALIDQLYAEVQNMGGNRWDTSSLMARLVRDK from the coding sequence ATGAGTATTAAGGTAGCCTTTATCGGATTGGGCGTCATGGGATACCCCATGGCCGGACATTTGCAGAATGCCGGTTTTGACGTTTGTGTATATAACCGAACCGCCAGCAAAGCAGAAGCCTGGTGCGATGAGTTTGCGGGTCGTGCAGCGAGCACTCCCGCTATTGCAGCCGAAGATGCGCATGCCGTTTTCGTATGTGTTGGTAACGACGACGATGTGCGCAGCGTAGTGTACGGAGATGATGGTGTATTGGCCGGTATTCCCGAAGGGGGAGTTTTAGTCGACCATACGACAGCATCTGCCGACCTGGCGCGTGAATTAGGTGAAGCTGCGGCTAAACAGGGGGTCAAATTCATGGACGCCCCGGTATCTGGCGGTCAGGCTGGAGCTGATAATGCCAAACTTACAGTGATGTTAGGTGGTGATGAAGAAACCCTGAGTATCATTGAACGTATGCTGCAGAGCTATTCTCATCACTACGGCTTGCAAGGGCCAGTAGGTAGTGGCCAGTTGGCTAAGATGGTAAATCAGATGTGTATAGCAGGGGTCTTACTGGGGCTGTCAGAAGGTCTGGCTTTTGGTAAACAGGCAGGTTTAGATCCTGAAGCCTTAATTGCAGCCATTAGTAAGGGCTCAGCAAACAGCTGGCAGATGGAGAACCGCTCGCATACTATGTGGAAAGGGGAATACGACTTTGGTTTTGCCGTTGACTGGATGCGCAAAGATTTGAATATTGCCATGCAGGAAGGTCGTAAGCAGGGCGCCACTATGCCTGGTAGTGCTTTGATTGATCAACTGTATGCAGAAGTTCAGAATATGGGTGGTAACCGCTGGGACACTTCGAGTCTGATGGCTCGCCTGGTACGCGATAAATAG
- a CDS encoding DUF1329 domain-containing protein, with amino-acid sequence MRKTMLTAGFMALSLVSASVSAAVSEEEAARLGDDLTPIGAERAGNADGTIPEWTGGLSRPGEDTERPQNPFPDDEPLFTITHDNLDEYRDKLSPGQIAMFDRYDTFYMPVYETRRTSTYPDDIFEIVGNNARNASLVEGGSGLNDFSTAIPFPIPESGIEVIWNHLTRYRGGKVERVVNQFPVQSNGRFEAVRLREQLVWPEYLQGGRDEDADDNILFYFLQQVLAPGRLTGTVLLVHDTIDQVREGRRAWIYNAGQRRVRRAPNVAYDGPGTAADGLRTSDQLDMYNGAPDKYDWELVGKQELYIPYNNYKLLDTDLSYDDIIHAGHMNPEHVRYELHRVWKVEARLKEGERMIYSRRTFYIDEDTWTASVIDQYDGRDELWRVSQAYHVQFYGNDVPWMASESVYDLNNGRYISLGLANEEREYMNFDIEPRRSDFSTQALRRMGIR; translated from the coding sequence ATGAGAAAAACGATGCTAACCGCCGGATTTATGGCACTGTCTCTGGTTTCTGCCAGTGTATCAGCTGCTGTATCCGAGGAAGAAGCAGCTCGACTTGGCGATGACTTAACACCTATAGGTGCTGAGCGCGCCGGTAACGCTGACGGCACTATTCCAGAATGGACTGGCGGCCTGTCCCGCCCGGGCGAAGACACTGAGCGGCCACAAAATCCATTTCCGGATGATGAACCTCTTTTTACTATTACTCATGACAACCTGGACGAGTATCGCGATAAGCTGTCACCGGGTCAAATAGCAATGTTTGACCGCTATGACACTTTTTATATGCCTGTCTATGAGACTCGTCGTACTTCAACCTACCCCGATGATATTTTTGAAATTGTCGGAAATAATGCCAGAAATGCCTCGTTGGTTGAAGGCGGTAGTGGACTGAATGATTTTAGTACCGCTATTCCTTTCCCTATTCCTGAGTCTGGCATTGAAGTTATATGGAACCATCTGACTCGCTATCGGGGCGGCAAAGTGGAACGGGTAGTCAACCAGTTCCCAGTGCAGTCAAACGGTCGTTTTGAAGCCGTTCGCCTGCGTGAACAGTTAGTATGGCCAGAATATCTTCAGGGTGGTCGCGATGAAGATGCAGATGACAATATTCTGTTTTACTTCCTGCAACAGGTACTGGCACCGGGTCGCCTGACAGGTACCGTACTGTTGGTTCACGATACGATTGATCAGGTTCGCGAAGGTCGTCGGGCGTGGATTTATAACGCAGGTCAACGTCGTGTTCGTCGTGCTCCAAACGTAGCTTATGATGGTCCAGGCACAGCGGCTGATGGTCTACGTACCTCTGATCAGCTGGATATGTATAACGGCGCGCCTGATAAGTACGATTGGGAACTCGTCGGTAAACAGGAACTGTATATCCCGTACAATAATTATAAGTTATTGGATACCGACCTGTCTTATGACGACATCATTCATGCTGGCCATATGAACCCTGAACATGTTCGTTATGAACTGCATCGGGTATGGAAGGTTGAAGCACGTCTGAAAGAAGGTGAGCGTATGATTTATTCACGCCGTACTTTCTATATCGACGAAGACACCTGGACAGCCTCTGTTATTGATCAATATGACGGTCGTGACGAGTTATGGCGTGTATCTCAGGCCTACCATGTGCAATTTTATGGTAATGACGTGCCGTGGATGGCCTCAGAGTCAGTATATGACCTGAACAACGGTCGTTATATTTCTCTGGGACTGGCTAACGAAGAACGCGAGTATATGAACTTCGACATCGAACCTCGCCGTAGTGACTTCTCAACCCAGGCTTTACGTCGTATGGGTATTCGTTAA
- a CDS encoding WD40/YVTN/BNR-like repeat-containing protein — protein sequence MRMIALLVALVAGVSLQTVAATNESENNQYDVIYEPSPQVPNAQQAVFTNIASYLDHSIAVGAFGTILIREGGGDWQQVEVPTSVLLTSISYADANHIWVSGHDGVILRSQDAGASWQRIMDGYELLEMEYPWLQEREQELQQAIENAEDEDEAYEYEYLLDELSFMIQAAEIQFDVGPTKPFLDVHFIDVETGFALGAYGTLLRTTDAGNSWEILNDRLENPRGFHLNKMIHNDQGDLFIIGEAGLLFRSQDQGSNWDLLDSPYHGSLFGGLFDQQGRLWVYGLRGNVFISEDDGESFTSVEASTRYNINSGTVMADGTIVLAGHSGTLLFIDPQDLSVQRFEHISNTVLAGIMQDRGNELALVGRAGLLQFLYPAVPNR from the coding sequence ATGAGAATGATCGCTTTATTGGTTGCCTTAGTAGCAGGCGTTAGCTTGCAGACAGTAGCAGCCACAAACGAATCAGAGAATAACCAGTACGATGTTATATATGAACCTTCACCTCAGGTACCTAACGCGCAACAGGCGGTATTTACTAATATTGCCAGTTACCTTGACCACAGCATCGCTGTTGGCGCCTTTGGTACCATTTTAATACGAGAGGGCGGCGGTGACTGGCAACAGGTAGAAGTACCCACCAGCGTATTACTCACATCAATATCCTATGCTGATGCGAACCATATTTGGGTTTCTGGCCATGATGGCGTTATTTTACGCAGCCAGGATGCGGGTGCCAGCTGGCAACGGATTATGGATGGTTATGAGTTACTGGAGATGGAGTACCCCTGGTTGCAGGAGAGAGAGCAAGAGTTACAGCAGGCCATCGAAAATGCAGAAGATGAAGACGAAGCTTATGAATATGAATATCTGCTGGATGAACTCAGCTTTATGATTCAGGCTGCTGAAATTCAGTTTGACGTAGGGCCAACCAAACCCTTTCTGGATGTGCACTTTATCGATGTTGAAACTGGTTTTGCACTCGGGGCTTATGGCACTTTGTTACGTACCACTGATGCTGGAAACAGCTGGGAAATTTTAAATGACCGATTGGAGAATCCACGCGGTTTTCACCTGAATAAGATGATACATAATGATCAGGGCGACCTTTTTATTATTGGTGAAGCAGGGCTTTTATTCCGCAGTCAGGATCAGGGAAGCAACTGGGACTTATTAGACTCACCGTATCATGGTTCACTATTTGGTGGACTTTTTGATCAGCAGGGACGTTTATGGGTTTATGGTTTACGGGGAAACGTTTTTATCTCTGAAGATGATGGTGAAAGCTTCACGTCTGTAGAAGCTTCGACTCGTTACAATATTAATAGCGGCACGGTGATGGCAGACGGCACTATAGTACTGGCAGGGCACTCTGGAACTTTATTGTTTATAGACCCGCAGGATTTGTCTGTTCAACGTTTCGAACACATCAGTAATACAGTGTTGGCCGGAATTATGCAGGACAGGGGCAATGAATTAGCTCTGGTAGGTCGCGCTGGCCTGCTGCAATTTTTATATCCCGCTGTGCCTAACCGCTAA
- a CDS encoding efflux RND transporter permease subunit produces the protein MQQTSDSMVQGRASLAENLLFRFRILWIALFAIITAFLLYNAAQVRPDASFRKMIPENHQFVQNFFKYEEDLASLGNAIRVSVETTEGTIFDAEYQETLRQVTDELSYISGVDRSGMRSIWTPNVRWSEVTEDGFVGGPVIPDTYDGSQESLDQLRQNVLRSGEVGNLVANNFQSALIYVPLNEINPETGEQLDYHQFSERLEELVRDQYQSDTINIQIVGFAKVVGDLIDGAQQVAVFFVIAMLITFVMLFLYSRCVRSSLMVLLCSVVAVIWQLGIIKLIGSGINPYSMLVPFLVFAIGVSHGVQIINAVIANRVDGADKEMASRYAFRGLFVAGLTALASDAIGFTTLMVIDIAVIKELAIAASIGVAVIVLTNLGLLPILTSYIDVSKRGLKYQEKKQHGRHPVVKIFSRFAEPKWGRIAIAISLVMLAFGIYKAQQLAIGDLDSGAPELRADSRYNLDNEFMVENYSASTDIFVVMAETAPGQCIAYENMALMDRFQWHMENVEGVQAVRSIVYVSKMGMAGINEGNLKWYSVNRDDFIINASISQAPSGLMNRDCSMAPVVMYLNDHRAETLQRVVDNVRDFAAEYPSDELNLMLAAGNAGIETATNKVIDQAQLEMLIWVYGVVIVLCLITFRSIRTVLCIVLPLMFTTVMSQALMSMLGIGIKVATLPVIALGVGIGVDYGIYIYSKLREGLKQGMDLTQSYEYALSKTGKAVGFTGLTLAIGVATWIWSPIKFQADMGILLTFMFLWNMLGALILIPALARLFKVGPKTKTD, from the coding sequence ATGCAACAAACTTCAGACTCTATGGTGCAGGGCCGCGCGTCTCTGGCCGAAAATCTACTCTTTCGTTTCCGTATTTTATGGATTGCGTTATTCGCTATCATTACTGCGTTTTTACTATATAACGCAGCTCAGGTAAGGCCTGATGCCAGTTTTCGCAAAATGATTCCCGAAAATCATCAATTCGTACAAAATTTCTTTAAATATGAAGAGGATTTAGCAAGCTTAGGCAATGCTATACGGGTTTCGGTAGAAACCACGGAAGGGACTATTTTTGATGCCGAATATCAGGAAACTCTGCGCCAGGTGACAGATGAACTGTCCTATATCAGCGGTGTTGACCGTTCCGGCATGCGCTCTATCTGGACGCCAAATGTACGCTGGTCTGAAGTAACCGAAGATGGTTTTGTCGGCGGTCCCGTTATCCCTGATACTTATGACGGTTCACAAGAGTCTCTGGATCAACTACGACAAAACGTATTACGTTCAGGTGAAGTAGGTAACCTGGTTGCAAACAACTTCCAGTCGGCACTCATTTATGTGCCGCTGAATGAAATTAATCCTGAAACCGGAGAGCAACTGGATTACCACCAGTTTTCTGAACGCTTGGAAGAACTGGTTCGCGATCAGTATCAGTCAGATACTATTAATATTCAGATTGTGGGTTTCGCCAAAGTGGTTGGCGATTTGATCGATGGCGCTCAGCAGGTTGCGGTATTTTTCGTAATTGCCATGCTAATCACCTTTGTCATGCTGTTTCTATACAGCCGATGTGTGCGCAGCTCGCTCATGGTGCTCCTGTGCTCAGTAGTTGCTGTTATCTGGCAGCTGGGCATTATCAAGCTTATTGGTAGCGGCATTAACCCTTATTCGATGCTGGTTCCTTTCCTGGTCTTCGCTATTGGGGTCAGCCATGGTGTGCAGATTATCAATGCCGTGATAGCTAATCGGGTGGACGGAGCTGATAAAGAAATGGCTTCACGCTACGCCTTCCGCGGGCTTTTTGTGGCTGGCTTGACGGCTCTGGCAAGTGATGCGATTGGTTTTACTACGTTGATGGTTATCGATATTGCGGTTATTAAAGAACTGGCTATCGCCGCCAGTATTGGTGTTGCTGTTATAGTCCTGACTAACTTAGGTTTACTACCGATCCTGACGTCTTATATTGATGTCAGTAAACGAGGACTTAAGTACCAGGAGAAAAAGCAGCATGGTCGCCATCCGGTGGTTAAAATATTTTCCCGTTTTGCTGAACCTAAATGGGGCCGTATAGCAATTGCTATTTCTCTGGTGATGCTCGCCTTTGGTATCTATAAAGCGCAACAACTCGCTATTGGTGATCTCGACAGCGGTGCGCCTGAATTGCGTGCTGACTCCCGCTATAACCTCGACAATGAGTTTATGGTGGAGAACTACAGTGCCAGCACTGATATTTTTGTAGTGATGGCAGAAACGGCACCAGGGCAGTGTATCGCTTATGAAAATATGGCACTTATGGATCGTTTCCAGTGGCATATGGAGAATGTGGAAGGCGTGCAGGCGGTTCGCTCTATTGTCTATGTCTCTAAAATGGGCATGGCTGGTATTAACGAAGGTAATCTGAAATGGTACAGCGTTAACCGTGATGACTTTATTATTAATGCTTCCATCTCTCAGGCGCCGAGCGGCTTAATGAATCGCGACTGCTCCATGGCTCCGGTAGTTATGTATCTTAACGATCACAGAGCCGAGACCCTACAACGAGTAGTGGACAATGTTCGCGACTTTGCAGCTGAATACCCAAGCGATGAACTCAACCTGATGTTAGCAGCCGGTAACGCGGGCATAGAAACAGCGACCAATAAAGTCATCGATCAGGCGCAACTGGAAATGCTGATTTGGGTCTATGGTGTGGTTATTGTGCTTTGTCTGATCACCTTCCGCAGTATACGTACAGTGCTTTGTATTGTATTGCCGCTGATGTTTACTACAGTGATGAGTCAGGCGCTGATGTCGATGCTGGGAATCGGTATTAAAGTGGCCACCTTACCGGTAATAGCTTTAGGTGTTGGTATCGGTGTTGATTACGGTATTTATATCTACAGTAAGTTACGCGAAGGTTTAAAGCAGGGTATGGACTTAACACAAAGTTATGAATATGCCTTGTCTAAAACAGGTAAAGCTGTTGGCTTTACGGGTCTTACGCTAGCGATTGGTGTTGCCACCTGGATTTGGTCGCCGATCAAGTTCCAGGCCGATATGGGTATCCTGCTTACCTTTATGTTCCTTTGGAACATGCTGGGCGCACTGATATTAATTCCGGCGTTGGCTCGACTATTTAAAGTAGGACCGAAAACTAAAACCGATTAA
- a CDS encoding TonB-dependent receptor domain-containing protein encodes MSSISSLTCSMRAAFTISVASGVLMAPGAIAGQSDDNEATQPERIQVTGSRILRAGAEAPAPVTVITGDEILNSGAMNLGEVLSRLPALGNTMTLANSGNSIGNAGISLLDLRGMGTNRTLVLVDGRRHVAGSPNSAAVDTNTIPSAWIDRVEIITGGASAVYGADAVTGVVNFILKKNIEGLDISATKGWAENNPYGNERFTLSYGQNYMDNRGNLAFSVEYNSQDSLNALDHQYAGRSWASMNYDSLYGPRSDEDALSPDHPDQVRVPDAGYYDLSEAGNFQLNDTWYTFNNDGTPREVMFNGPVDPRTGYCTFCDYINMNQYVEMQPKYERTNFNVRNGFELTPNLYTTLEAKYVRTDGQSIGQPFFSYGGVRTTGDYAIQRDNAFVGSELGALMDEAGASELNIGRMYNDGGRRLEDNKRETMRLVAGVDGYLSDDWSFDASLVWGRTEIERVNNNNLITQNYLYAIDAIDLGEGPVCRDEEARANGCVATSIFGADAIGADARDYIYTSSLATAEVEQSVATFNVQNPFLFSLPAGYAGFAGGVEYRDESATTVEDPRAKADETFFNALGETNGSFDVTEAYAELSLPLITDAPFMRDLTLETAIRFADYSTIGNATSWKAGLEWVINTELRTRFTVSEALRAPNITELYRSSGQSFANVSDPCRVSNLNNLTDERRETRAANCAALGVAGDFDDNYDSGSLELEVGGNPNLQPEESRSYTAGVVYQPAWLNGFSATVDYWQIDITDTIASNAAQQILDACVDANSINNAYCGRISRNNDSGQVELIESYSLNIARSENSGIDFELGYDFNAFDGNIRTTLLGTKLLEAKRYPFTDQPDDYIDYAGVMGNADLQMRFTLDYSRNNWTIGTRTRYSNSVNLYNPDELAGNPNPSSEMSYGSYAVTDLTLGYRYENGVRARVGIDNLFDRDMPGTTNGTGAGSAYYDNIGRFVYISLGYSF; translated from the coding sequence ATGAGTAGTATATCTTCTCTCACATGTTCAATGCGTGCGGCCTTTACCATTTCAGTAGCCAGTGGTGTACTGATGGCACCAGGGGCAATCGCAGGCCAAAGTGATGATAACGAAGCAACGCAGCCAGAACGCATTCAGGTAACAGGCTCACGTATTTTGCGCGCTGGAGCAGAAGCTCCTGCGCCAGTAACTGTTATTACCGGCGACGAAATTCTGAATTCAGGGGCGATGAATTTAGGGGAAGTATTATCACGTCTGCCTGCCTTGGGTAACACCATGACATTGGCGAATTCAGGAAACAGCATTGGTAACGCGGGTATCAGTTTGCTCGATTTACGTGGCATGGGAACCAACCGTACGCTAGTACTAGTTGATGGGCGTCGCCATGTGGCAGGTTCTCCGAATAGCGCTGCGGTTGATACTAATACTATTCCCAGTGCCTGGATTGACCGGGTTGAAATTATCACCGGCGGTGCCTCAGCGGTATACGGCGCTGATGCGGTCACTGGTGTAGTGAACTTCATCCTTAAGAAGAACATTGAAGGCCTGGATATTTCAGCCACCAAAGGTTGGGCAGAGAACAATCCGTATGGAAATGAAAGATTTACTCTGTCGTACGGGCAAAACTACATGGATAATCGCGGTAACCTGGCATTCTCCGTAGAATACAATTCGCAAGATAGCTTAAATGCTCTGGATCACCAGTACGCAGGCCGCTCCTGGGCAAGCATGAACTATGATTCGTTATACGGACCGCGTTCAGACGAGGATGCACTGTCACCGGATCACCCTGATCAAGTGCGTGTTCCAGACGCCGGTTATTATGATTTATCAGAGGCGGGGAACTTTCAGCTGAATGATACCTGGTATACCTTCAACAACGATGGTACACCACGCGAAGTCATGTTTAATGGCCCAGTAGATCCACGCACGGGTTACTGTACCTTCTGCGATTACATCAATATGAATCAATACGTGGAAATGCAGCCAAAATATGAGCGCACGAATTTTAACGTACGTAATGGTTTCGAGCTGACTCCTAACCTGTACACTACGCTGGAAGCTAAATACGTGCGTACAGATGGCCAGAGCATTGGCCAGCCATTTTTCTCGTATGGCGGCGTGCGAACTACTGGCGACTATGCTATTCAACGCGACAATGCCTTTGTTGGCAGTGAACTCGGCGCTTTGATGGATGAAGCCGGTGCTTCTGAGCTGAATATTGGCCGTATGTATAATGACGGTGGTCGTCGTCTGGAAGATAATAAACGTGAAACCATGCGACTTGTAGCCGGCGTAGATGGTTATTTGTCTGATGACTGGAGTTTTGATGCTTCTTTAGTCTGGGGCCGCACTGAGATTGAGCGGGTCAATAACAATAACCTGATTACTCAGAACTACCTGTATGCTATTGATGCGATTGATTTGGGCGAGGGTCCGGTATGTCGCGATGAAGAAGCGCGGGCAAATGGCTGTGTGGCGACCAGTATTTTTGGCGCGGACGCCATAGGTGCTGATGCTCGTGATTATATTTACACCAGTTCTTTAGCAACGGCTGAAGTAGAGCAGAGCGTGGCTACTTTTAACGTGCAAAACCCGTTCTTATTTAGCCTGCCAGCAGGTTATGCTGGTTTTGCCGGCGGTGTAGAATACCGCGATGAGAGCGCTACAACTGTTGAAGACCCGCGCGCAAAAGCCGATGAAACTTTCTTCAATGCGCTGGGTGAAACCAATGGTAGTTTCGATGTCACCGAAGCCTATGCTGAGCTGTCTCTGCCATTAATAACAGATGCGCCTTTTATGCGGGACTTAACGTTGGAAACAGCGATACGTTTTGCGGATTACTCTACTATCGGCAACGCGACAAGCTGGAAGGCCGGGCTGGAGTGGGTGATTAATACTGAATTGCGGACTCGCTTTACCGTATCTGAAGCATTACGTGCGCCTAATATCACTGAACTGTATCGTAGCTCAGGACAGAGCTTTGCTAATGTGAGCGACCCTTGTCGGGTCAGTAACCTGAATAACCTGACTGACGAGCGCCGTGAAACCCGCGCTGCTAACTGTGCGGCTCTGGGTGTAGCCGGTGACTTCGACGACAACTACGACAGCGGTTCTTTAGAACTGGAAGTTGGGGGCAATCCGAATCTGCAGCCGGAAGAGTCTCGTTCTTATACGGCGGGTGTTGTTTATCAGCCAGCCTGGTTAAATGGCTTCTCTGCTACTGTTGATTACTGGCAAATTGATATTACCGATACCATTGCAAGCAATGCAGCCCAGCAGATTCTGGATGCCTGTGTGGATGCTAATAGTATCAATAATGCCTATTGCGGTCGTATCAGCCGTAACAATGACAGTGGTCAGGTAGAATTGATTGAAAGCTACTCGCTGAACATTGCCCGCAGTGAAAACAGCGGTATCGATTTTGAGTTGGGTTATGATTTTAATGCTTTTGACGGCAATATCCGCACAACTCTGCTTGGTACTAAGCTTCTCGAAGCTAAACGTTATCCTTTCACTGACCAGCCGGATGACTATATTGATTATGCGGGTGTAATGGGCAATGCCGATCTGCAAATGCGCTTTACCCTGGATTACTCACGTAACAACTGGACTATCGGAACGCGCACACGTTATTCCAATAGCGTAAATCTGTATAACCCGGATGAGCTGGCCGGCAATCCTAACCCGAGTAGCGAGATGAGTTATGGTTCTTACGCGGTAACTGATCTTACTCTGGGTTATCGTTATGAGAATGGTGTTCGTGCTCGAGTCGGGATCGATAATCTGTTCGACCGGGACATGCCTGGGACGACCAATGGAACTGGCGCAGGAAGTGCTTATTATGACAATATAGGCCGTTTTGTTTATATCAGCCTGGGTTATTCGTTCTAA
- a CDS encoding fasciclin domain-containing protein produces the protein MLRTMTKTTLAAFIAASFSVSAIAQDEQQQEQEWQQQQQEAERDHRGDRDKRDKSDKEFAEVIKEDDSYSRFAEAWEASGIEDELDSDTTYTVFVPTNEAFGGGPAAQRQQQAQAQQQGMEQGQERTQAQERQRGQQAGRHADIQQMIDDDDTDGLRELLSHHIVEGEVRSDNIAEQGITEETLNGNDVRITATAGSMRVNNARVVEADIETSNIIVHRVDTLLSDNGYAAE, from the coding sequence ATGTTACGCACTATGACTAAAACCACACTGGCTGCTTTTATTGCCGCCTCTTTTTCTGTAAGTGCAATTGCTCAGGATGAACAGCAACAAGAGCAAGAGTGGCAGCAGCAACAGCAGGAAGCTGAGCGCGATCATCGCGGTGATCGTGATAAGCGAGATAAAAGCGATAAGGAATTCGCGGAGGTTATAAAAGAAGACGACAGTTATTCACGCTTTGCCGAAGCCTGGGAAGCTTCAGGTATCGAAGATGAGTTGGATAGCGATACCACCTATACCGTATTTGTTCCTACCAATGAAGCCTTTGGTGGAGGCCCGGCTGCTCAAAGACAACAGCAGGCTCAGGCCCAGCAACAAGGTATGGAGCAAGGGCAGGAACGCACGCAGGCACAGGAACGTCAGCGAGGGCAGCAGGCTGGCCGCCACGCTGATATACAACAAATGATTGATGATGATGACACCGACGGACTCCGTGAGTTATTAAGTCACCATATTGTTGAAGGTGAAGTGAGAAGTGATAACATTGCCGAACAAGGCATTACCGAAGAAACACTTAATGGTAACGATGTTCGTATCACAGCCACAGCCGGGTCCATGCGTGTCAACAATGCACGGGTCGTCGAGGCCGACATTGAAACCTCTAATATTATTGTACACCGTGTGGATACACTACTTTCAGACAACGGTTATGCTGCTGAATAA